A stretch of the Clostridiales bacterium genome encodes the following:
- a CDS encoding type II toxin-antitoxin system PemK/MazF family toxin, producing MNKAEQGDILRISGINWPVIVVSNNHFNTIGEAIVCPILSNITPNAVHLPIRVSTTAGKIQGHIACEHVRHVDLNTRRYTKVTSLKLTDYLDISDTLIALFDFR from the coding sequence ATGAATAAGGCAGAGCAAGGAGATATCCTGCGTATCAGCGGGATTAACTGGCCGGTGATTGTCGTCAGTAACAATCACTTTAATACGATCGGAGAGGCAATTGTTTGTCCGATCCTGAGCAATATCACCCCGAACGCAGTACATCTGCCGATCCGGGTTTCCACCACGGCGGGAAAAATACAGGGACATATTGCCTGTGAACATGTACGTCATGTGGATTTGAACACGAGGAGATACACGAAAGTCACATCCCTGAAACTGACTGATTACCTGGATATATCGGATACGCTGATTGCGCTTTTTGATTTCAGATAA
- a CDS encoding alpha/beta hydrolase translates to MRKYRSEKSGQAVLETYDRLLASWQCEKKERDVETEYGTTHVIECGAESAPPLVLFHGVGDDSALMWIYNAPELGKHFHLYAVDTMGGPGKSVPNGNYGKGFDNVRWMDGVLDALGIEKAFFAGVSMGGYLVQIYTLMRPERVLKTISISGTVPVGGKKNSMSAMMKIFLPEALFPTDRNVTRLLRKLSGENYTVFTENREIMAHYKSLLKGFNNMAMGYHRLHAFTPEEVGQIRDKVTYLVGTEDPFEKIGGREVLEQNHMNAVFYEKAGHGLNHERAEEINRKMISILRGAEEA, encoded by the coding sequence ATGAGAAAATACAGAAGTGAAAAGAGCGGACAGGCAGTCCTGGAAACTTACGACCGGCTCCTCGCCTCCTGGCAGTGTGAGAAAAAGGAAAGAGATGTGGAGACGGAATACGGAACAACCCACGTCATCGAATGCGGAGCAGAGAGTGCCCCGCCGCTGGTACTTTTCCACGGGGTTGGAGACGACTCGGCTCTGATGTGGATCTATAACGCGCCGGAACTGGGGAAGCATTTCCACCTTTACGCCGTTGATACTATGGGAGGTCCGGGAAAGAGTGTGCCCAACGGGAACTACGGCAAGGGCTTCGATAACGTCCGCTGGATGGACGGCGTTCTGGATGCGCTGGGCATTGAAAAGGCCTTTTTCGCGGGCGTATCCATGGGCGGATACCTGGTGCAGATTTATACCCTGATGCGTCCGGAACGCGTGCTGAAAACCATCAGCATTTCCGGCACTGTGCCGGTGGGCGGAAAGAAAAACTCCATGTCAGCGATGATGAAGATCTTCCTGCCGGAGGCGCTGTTCCCGACGGACAGAAACGTAACCCGGCTGCTCCGGAAGCTGAGCGGGGAAAACTACACCGTATTCACGGAAAACAGGGAAATCATGGCCCATTACAAAAGCCTGCTGAAGGGCTTCAACAATATGGCCATGGGATATCACAGGCTGCACGCTTTCACCCCGGAAGAGGTAGGGCAGATCCGGGACAAGGTAACGTACCTGGTCGGAACGGAAGATCCGTTTGAGAAGATCGGCGGAAGAGAAGTCCTGGAGCAGAACCATATGAACGCGGTGTTCTATGAAAAAGCCGGCCACGGGCTGAACCATGAGCGGGCGGAGGAGATCAACCGGAAGATGATCAGCATTCTCCGGGGAGCGGAAGAAGCATAA
- a CDS encoding mechanosensitive ion channel — MEKIQEMLTGTAGSIVGAIVTLIVGVIVIKLLMKALRKLKSFEKLDQTMTRFILNFIKWVLYVLLIIAVIGMLGVPMAEVIAVLASAGVAVGLALQGALSNLAGGILLMILRPFKVGDYVEAGGASGFVQSINLFYTVVLTIDNKRITVPNGNLMNANVTNYTAEDKRRVDLVFSCAKSEKPAEIQQCILDAVAGSKYALAEPAPFARLSGGTNEAMEFTVRVWCKTEEYWDLYFELNQLIVEAFGEKGVKAPALRVLNEKA; from the coding sequence ATGGAAAAGATCCAGGAAATGCTGACCGGCACAGCCGGAAGCATTGTCGGCGCCATTGTGACGCTGATTGTCGGAGTGATTGTGATCAAGCTCCTGATGAAGGCCCTGCGGAAGCTGAAGAGCTTTGAAAAGCTGGACCAGACGATGACGCGGTTCATCCTGAACTTCATAAAATGGGTGCTGTATGTACTGCTGATCATCGCCGTGATCGGAATGCTGGGCGTTCCCATGGCGGAAGTGATCGCAGTGCTGGCCTCTGCCGGCGTGGCGGTCGGCCTGGCCCTGCAGGGCGCGCTGAGCAACCTGGCCGGCGGCATCCTGCTGATGATCCTGCGGCCGTTCAAGGTTGGGGATTATGTGGAAGCGGGCGGCGCCAGCGGCTTCGTGCAGTCCATCAACCTGTTCTATACCGTGGTCCTGACCATTGACAACAAGCGCATCACCGTGCCGAACGGCAACCTGATGAATGCCAACGTGACGAACTATACGGCTGAAGACAAGCGCCGGGTGGACCTGGTGTTCTCCTGCGCCAAGAGCGAGAAGCCTGCTGAAATCCAACAGTGCATCCTGGACGCCGTAGCCGGCAGCAAATACGCCCTGGCAGAGCCGGCACCTTTCGCCCGCCTGAGCGGCGGCACCAACGAGGCGATGGAGTTCACCGTACGCGTATGGTGCAAGACGGAAGAGTACTGGGACCTGTATTTCGAGCTGAACCAGCTGATCGTGGAAGCCTTCGGGGAGAAGGGCGTCAAGGCGCCTGCGCTCCGCGTGCTGAACGAAAAGGCATAA
- a CDS encoding DUF1284 domain-containing protein codes for MKLRPHHLLCIQKYIGSGYDDAFAAGMEALIRRLSACPGTAVTLVEGRDDICAACPHMTGSRCASEEKVNRLDRGVLEACGFSAGETRSWSALARTAREQVLEKNTFEKVCGCCEWFELCRNTRKGWIYGKEN; via the coding sequence ATGAAGCTACGGCCCCATCATCTGCTGTGCATCCAGAAGTACATCGGCAGCGGGTACGATGACGCTTTTGCCGCCGGCATGGAAGCACTCATCCGCCGGCTTTCAGCCTGTCCCGGCACTGCCGTCACGCTCGTCGAAGGACGGGATGATATATGTGCCGCCTGCCCGCATATGACCGGCAGCAGGTGCGCTTCCGAAGAAAAGGTGAACCGCCTGGACAGGGGTGTGCTGGAGGCCTGCGGCTTCTCCGCGGGCGAAACGCGCAGCTGGAGCGCCCTGGCCCGCACTGCCAGGGAGCAGGTGCTCGAAAAGAATACATTTGAGAAGGTTTGCGGATGCTGCGAGTGGTTCGAACTGTGCAGGAACACGCGGAAGGGATGGATATATGGAAAGGAAAACTAA
- the buk gene encoding butyrate kinase has protein sequence MEYKLLVINPGSTSTKISLFVNEKEVFCKSRFHDAPVLLQFPHVNGQVPFRYQVILDMLKEENMDPSEIDVFVGRGGSACTQPSGVTIIDQKLYDDTEAAVGGSEHAAKLGVMLAWKFSQNYHKPAYTLNPTNVDEYCDYARLTGIRGLYRVSHSHFLNHKAVAQADAEAMGIPYEQANLITAHIDGGVTVGAHSGGRMIDGTMGADGEGPFAPTRIGSVPVLQLLDYIEAHSIDDVRRMCSRSGGFVSLFGTSNSDTIHALVEQGDKKAVLVWNTMIYQVCKSIGAMSAVLSGKVDAIVLTGGLMRFNDIAEKITERCGWIAPVHVYAHELEQDTLALSVLKILRGEAKAMTYSGKNVWQGFEGLDL, from the coding sequence ATGGAATACAAGCTGCTGGTCATCAATCCCGGTTCCACATCCACCAAGATCAGTCTCTTTGTCAACGAAAAGGAAGTCTTCTGCAAAAGCCGGTTCCACGACGCGCCGGTCCTGCTGCAGTTTCCCCATGTCAACGGCCAGGTTCCCTTCCGCTACCAGGTCATCCTGGATATGCTGAAAGAAGAGAATATGGATCCGTCTGAAATCGACGTGTTCGTCGGCCGCGGCGGCAGCGCGTGCACGCAGCCGAGCGGCGTCACCATCATCGACCAGAAGCTGTACGATGATACTGAAGCGGCGGTCGGCGGCAGCGAGCATGCTGCCAAGCTGGGCGTCATGCTGGCCTGGAAGTTCTCACAGAACTACCACAAGCCCGCCTATACGCTCAACCCCACCAACGTGGATGAGTACTGCGACTATGCGCGCCTTACGGGCATCCGCGGCCTCTACCGTGTTTCCCACTCCCATTTCCTCAACCACAAAGCTGTCGCCCAGGCGGATGCCGAAGCCATGGGCATCCCCTATGAGCAGGCCAACCTGATTACCGCCCATATCGATGGCGGCGTCACCGTCGGCGCGCACAGCGGCGGCCGCATGATCGACGGCACCATGGGGGCCGACGGCGAAGGTCCCTTTGCCCCCACCCGCATCGGCAGCGTCCCCGTCCTGCAGCTGCTGGACTATATCGAGGCGCATTCCATCGACGATGTGCGGCGCATGTGCTCCCGCTCCGGCGGCTTTGTCAGCCTGTTCGGCACCTCCAATTCCGATACAATCCACGCGCTGGTTGAGCAGGGTGACAAAAAGGCCGTCCTGGTCTGGAACACCATGATCTACCAGGTCTGCAAGAGCATCGGGGCCATGAGCGCCGTTCTCAGCGGCAAGGTGGATGCCATCGTGCTCACCGGCGGCCTCATGCGCTTCAATGATATTGCCGAAAAGATCACCGAACGCTGCGGCTGGATCGCACCGGTCCATGTCTACGCCCATGAGCTGGAGCAGGATACCCTGGCGCTCTCCGTGCTGAAGATCCTGCGCGGCGAAGCCAAAGCCATGACCTACAGCGGAAAGAACGTCTGGCAGGGCTTTGAAGGCCTGGATCTCTGA
- a CDS encoding GNAT family N-acetyltransferase produces MDGFSVRKVDRGTPLAEQLLAFVENCSWEEVKDHTARLIRNWEFSDWETMFAATEGGRIIGMASVMKEDYYPLPDIYPWVSTLFVSEEYRGLRVCEKLIACANDYLRAQGFSRSYIPSEYAGLYERYGYSYVRDITNYGGSSDHLYVKDLK; encoded by the coding sequence CTGGATGGTTTTTCCGTCCGGAAGGTGGACCGCGGAACGCCCCTGGCGGAACAGCTGCTCGCGTTTGTGGAAAACTGTTCCTGGGAGGAAGTCAAGGACCACACAGCCCGCCTGATCCGGAACTGGGAATTTTCCGATTGGGAGACCATGTTCGCCGCCACGGAAGGCGGGCGGATCATCGGGATGGCTTCCGTGATGAAAGAGGATTATTATCCGCTGCCGGATATTTATCCCTGGGTTTCCACTTTGTTTGTATCGGAGGAATACCGCGGGCTGCGGGTCTGTGAAAAGCTCATTGCCTGTGCCAATGATTACCTCCGGGCGCAGGGATTCAGCCGCAGCTATATCCCGTCCGAATACGCCGGCCTGTATGAGCGGTACGGGTATTCCTATGTTCGGGACATCACAAACTACGGCGGTTCTTCGGACCACCTGTATGTAAAGGATCTGAAATAA
- a CDS encoding AbrB/MazE/SpoVT family DNA-binding domain-containing protein, with amino-acid sequence MKVQVKEWGNSQGIRFPKSVLQEAGIAVNDTLTVEVEDGKIILYPSFRHKTLEERIRESGHELSGIGEIDWGKPQGNEVW; translated from the coding sequence ATGAAAGTCCAGGTAAAAGAATGGGGAAACAGCCAGGGAATTCGTTTTCCGAAATCTGTACTCCAGGAAGCAGGGATCGCTGTAAACGATACACTGACTGTGGAGGTGGAAGACGGAAAGATCATCCTGTACCCTTCATTCCGGCATAAAACACTGGAGGAGCGCATCAGGGAATCCGGGCATGAGCTGAGTGGAATCGGGGAAATTGACTGGGGCAAGCCTCAGGGAAATGAGGTTTGGTAA
- a CDS encoding GNAT family N-acetyltransferase encodes MIREMRREEIPECVRVIRQSHRTVADQFGFTPENAPRYVAFATDERRLFWHMEYEHRLMFVDEEDGVIRGYYSLLLKPDGECELGNLSVLPEYRHRGIGTALLEHSVETARKQNCTVMRLSIVEENTVLRKWYERNGAVHTGTEKYDFFPFTCGYMKIPLD; translated from the coding sequence ATGATCCGTGAAATGCGCCGGGAGGAGATTCCCGAATGTGTCCGGGTGATCCGGCAGAGCCACCGGACGGTGGCGGACCAGTTCGGCTTTACACCCGAAAACGCGCCGAGGTATGTGGCGTTTGCTACTGATGAGAGAAGGCTGTTCTGGCATATGGAATACGAACACCGCCTGATGTTCGTGGACGAGGAGGACGGCGTGATCCGCGGGTATTATTCCCTGCTGCTGAAGCCGGACGGCGAATGCGAACTGGGGAACCTTTCCGTGCTGCCGGAATACCGGCACCGGGGCATCGGGACCGCCCTGCTGGAGCATTCCGTGGAGACCGCCCGGAAGCAGAACTGCACGGTGATGCGCCTGAGCATTGTGGAGGAGAACACGGTATTGCGGAAATGGTATGAACGGAATGGGGCGGTGCATACCGGAACGGAGAAGTATGACTTTTTTCCGTTCACCTGCGGGTATATGAAGATTCCGCTGGACTGA
- a CDS encoding biotin--[acetyl-CoA-carboxylase] ligase, producing the protein MNARQQVSALLEEAGQEYLSGNAIAKELGITRAAVWKCIRQMEEDGYRVEVTRKGYRLSEESDAVSKNAVLRYLGDAAPLFDVEVLSEVDSTNTCLKRMAPELKAAGSSESAPWRTVIAGSQSAGRGRMGRTFVSPAGTGVYLSVFLTPHLSASRAVRITTAAAVAACRAIEACTAGESPERKPCIKWVNDILIDGRKTCGILTEASVDLESGGMDWAIMGIGFNVYEPEGGFPGELQTIAGPIALTRRRDLRSRIAAAFLKSFREVYADLETGGFTEEYKARSFLIGRPVNVIRGGGTRPAIAYGIDDECRLLVRYEDGSAEALSSGEVSVRPVS; encoded by the coding sequence GTGAACGCCAGACAGCAGGTTTCCGCGCTTCTGGAGGAAGCCGGACAGGAATACCTGTCGGGAAACGCCATCGCGAAAGAACTGGGCATCACCCGTGCAGCGGTATGGAAATGTATCCGCCAGATGGAAGAGGACGGCTATCGTGTCGAGGTAACCCGGAAGGGATACCGCCTCAGCGAAGAGAGCGACGCAGTCAGCAAAAACGCTGTCCTCCGGTATCTGGGCGATGCGGCCCCGCTGTTCGACGTGGAGGTGCTCAGCGAGGTGGATTCCACCAACACCTGCCTCAAGCGTATGGCCCCCGAACTGAAGGCCGCCGGGAGCAGTGAATCCGCGCCCTGGCGGACGGTCATCGCAGGGAGCCAGAGCGCCGGCCGGGGCCGTATGGGCCGGACCTTCGTCTCCCCCGCGGGCACCGGCGTGTATCTGAGCGTGTTTCTCACACCGCATCTTTCCGCCAGCCGGGCGGTGCGGATCACCACGGCGGCGGCTGTGGCAGCCTGCCGCGCGATAGAAGCCTGCACTGCCGGGGAAAGTCCGGAGCGGAAGCCCTGCATCAAATGGGTCAACGACATCCTGATCGATGGCAGGAAGACATGCGGCATCCTGACGGAGGCGTCCGTCGATCTGGAAAGCGGAGGCATGGACTGGGCCATCATGGGCATCGGGTTCAACGTGTACGAACCGGAGGGAGGCTTCCCCGGGGAACTGCAGACCATCGCCGGGCCCATCGCCCTGACCCGCCGTCGGGACCTCCGGAGCCGGATCGCGGCTGCTTTCCTGAAGAGCTTCCGCGAAGTGTACGCGGACCTGGAAACCGGAGGCTTTACGGAGGAATATAAAGCGAGGAGCTTCCTGATCGGCCGGCCCGTCAACGTCATCCGCGGCGGCGGGACCCGGCCGGCCATCGCATACGGCATTGACGACGAGTGCCGCCTGCTGGTCCGCTATGAGGACGGCTCTGCGGAAGCCCTTTCTTCCGGCGAAGTAAGTGTGAGGCCCGTTTCATGA
- a CDS encoding TetR/AcrR family transcriptional regulator: MPKENRKELIIREALKLFSEKGFAAVSMRDLAKSVGISVSTIYHYYESKQALVRDMIVRADELTAKARDSFFRILGSTEKVECEPFVRAGVMYVTAYLRHEQIAPLLRMLESERFHEPAAEEAWQRMMFADPIAHEAKVFELLAGRGEIRETDAGRLAGEYHGIIMLGYFTGDTGRMARDLAVFYNRVFSEKGEDEK, from the coding sequence ATGCCGAAAGAGAACAGGAAGGAACTGATTATCCGGGAAGCGCTGAAGCTCTTTTCCGAAAAAGGTTTTGCGGCTGTCTCCATGCGGGACCTGGCGAAATCCGTCGGTATCAGTGTCAGTACAATCTACCACTATTACGAGAGCAAGCAGGCCCTGGTCCGGGACATGATTGTCCGGGCAGATGAGCTGACCGCAAAAGCACGGGACTCCTTTTTCCGGATACTGGGCAGCACGGAAAAGGTGGAATGTGAACCCTTTGTCCGTGCCGGGGTCATGTATGTCACGGCTTATCTCCGGCATGAACAGATTGCTCCCCTGCTCCGGATGCTGGAGAGCGAGCGTTTCCATGAGCCTGCGGCGGAGGAAGCCTGGCAGCGGATGATGTTTGCTGACCCGATCGCGCATGAAGCGAAAGTGTTTGAGCTGCTGGCCGGCCGCGGGGAAATCCGGGAAACGGACGCCGGCCGGCTGGCCGGTGAGTATCACGGAATCATCATGCTGGGCTATTTCACCGGGGATACGGGCAGAATGGCCCGGGACCTGGCGGTTTTTTATAACAGGGTATTCTCAGAAAAGGGAGAAGACGAAAAATGA
- a CDS encoding biotin transporter BioY, giving the protein MERKTKGFQAIDLAYVAVCAALMAVCSWISIPATVPFTLQTFAVFCSLGLLGGRRGTAAILVYLLLGALGVPVFAGFSGGIGILFGTTGGYLLGFILMGLVYWLGERLSMDSRIIRIISMVLGLLLCYAFGTAWFMFVYARQTGAIALGTALAWCVVPFLLPDLVKLALALLLSGRLRKALHL; this is encoded by the coding sequence ATGGAAAGGAAAACTAAGGGATTCCAGGCAATCGACCTGGCTTATGTGGCGGTATGTGCCGCGCTGATGGCGGTGTGCTCGTGGATCAGCATCCCGGCAACGGTGCCGTTCACGCTGCAGACCTTCGCCGTCTTCTGCAGCCTGGGGCTCCTGGGAGGCAGGCGGGGCACCGCTGCCATCCTGGTCTATCTTCTGCTGGGCGCCCTGGGCGTCCCGGTGTTCGCGGGCTTCAGCGGCGGCATCGGCATCCTCTTCGGAACCACCGGAGGGTATCTGCTGGGTTTCATACTCATGGGGCTCGTCTACTGGCTCGGGGAGCGGCTGAGCATGGACAGCCGGATCATCCGGATCATCTCCATGGTACTGGGGCTCCTGCTTTGCTATGCCTTCGGGACCGCCTGGTTCATGTTCGTGTATGCCCGGCAGACCGGCGCCATCGCCCTGGGTACGGCGCTTGCCTGGTGCGTGGTTCCCTTCCTCCTGCCGGATCTCGTCAAGCTGGCCCTGGCCCTGCTGCTGTCCGGCAGGCTCCGCAAAGCGCTGCACCTCTGA
- a CDS encoding CotH kinase family protein, translating to MKRLMIMAVVLLLAVMAWNESIAEETLHPVIIISEVMASNDSVATYPNAGYTDWVEIFNTGDTAVDLGGWGLSDNPEKPRKWLFPDGTTIRPGEYRVILCDKGTEKIGDAELHASFSISKKKGEVITLTDAAGAVHDRITLPEMKTDTSFGRNPADGGLYCYDPPTPFAANRDGFLGYAAVPSFSAEPGFYDSVQYLQIIVPENTQVFYTLDGSEPTRESAPYGGETLEITTTTVIRAKAFAEGMIRPGETLTGTFFIHVDHSLPVVSVTVDPDDLWDPKQGMLTVGKGVNKDAGLPFKNTVYRKVKNSGVKYESYVEMYDDAGQRIVCQGADISLNGDYSLDMPQKSFKFKAKSKYGEKTFKAKLFPDRDYVEYKSFVLRNSGNDCMWTRLQDGFQSRLMDLFGTSVAHQAWKPYAVYLNGQYWGHMNLRERVDEYMVAQFEGLDLEEADQVNLLHANGAVKSGSNTEYKAMIKKIKAGNPAKKQEDLQYILDNVDVDNYFTFMAFEMFFGNSDIGNFRMYRLNTPGSKWKWLINDLDYGLWNSGFDSPKSYTKKSGMGQLNFDNTIFRKLLTIPEYKDRYLTIYGEIYQKLTTDTMMEVLEELVALIEPEMEQHWTRWAPENDRHIVSEAPKTPEAAYKFWQKRVERLRNVIRKRPTRLWDFTKKAFKLSNKEMEKYFGPKPPMPPEAI from the coding sequence ATGAAACGGTTGATGATCATGGCAGTGGTTCTGCTTCTGGCGGTGATGGCCTGGAATGAGTCAATCGCGGAGGAAACGCTTCATCCGGTGATTATCATCAGCGAAGTGATGGCCAGCAATGATTCAGTCGCCACTTATCCGAATGCGGGATATACCGACTGGGTCGAGATTTTCAATACCGGAGATACTGCCGTGGATCTGGGCGGATGGGGGCTCAGCGACAATCCGGAAAAGCCGCGGAAATGGCTGTTCCCTGACGGAACCACCATTCGTCCCGGAGAATACAGGGTCATTCTGTGCGACAAGGGCACGGAAAAGATCGGGGATGCGGAGCTGCATGCGTCTTTCTCGATCAGTAAAAAGAAGGGAGAGGTGATTACCCTCACTGACGCGGCGGGCGCCGTGCATGACCGGATCACGCTTCCCGAAATGAAGACGGATACCTCCTTCGGACGGAATCCGGCGGACGGCGGCCTGTACTGTTATGACCCGCCCACGCCTTTTGCGGCAAACCGCGACGGCTTCCTGGGATATGCAGCGGTTCCGTCGTTCTCGGCGGAGCCCGGTTTCTACGATTCGGTCCAGTATCTGCAGATCATCGTCCCGGAAAACACACAGGTGTTTTATACCCTGGACGGATCAGAGCCGACCCGGGAATCCGCGCCTTATGGCGGTGAAACGCTGGAGATCACCACAACCACCGTCATCCGGGCCAAAGCTTTCGCGGAGGGGATGATCCGGCCCGGCGAAACGCTGACCGGAACGTTCTTCATCCACGTGGATCACAGCCTGCCGGTGGTATCCGTCACCGTGGATCCGGACGACCTGTGGGATCCCAAACAGGGAATGCTGACCGTTGGAAAGGGCGTCAACAAAGACGCGGGCCTGCCCTTCAAAAACACGGTTTACCGGAAAGTGAAGAACTCCGGGGTCAAATATGAAAGCTATGTGGAAATGTACGACGACGCCGGGCAAAGGATTGTCTGCCAGGGCGCGGATATCTCCCTGAACGGCGACTATTCGCTGGACATGCCCCAGAAGAGTTTCAAATTCAAGGCAAAAAGCAAATACGGTGAAAAAACGTTCAAGGCAAAACTGTTCCCGGACCGGGATTATGTGGAATATAAAAGCTTTGTGCTGCGGAACAGCGGGAATGACTGCATGTGGACCAGGCTTCAGGACGGGTTTCAGAGCCGGCTGATGGATCTGTTCGGGACCAGCGTGGCCCATCAGGCATGGAAACCCTATGCGGTCTATCTGAACGGTCAGTACTGGGGCCATATGAACCTGCGGGAGCGGGTGGACGAATATATGGTCGCGCAGTTCGAAGGTCTGGACCTGGAGGAAGCGGATCAGGTGAACCTGCTGCATGCAAACGGCGCGGTGAAGAGCGGATCCAATACGGAATACAAGGCCATGATCAAAAAGATCAAAGCCGGCAACCCAGCCAAAAAACAGGAGGATCTGCAGTATATCCTGGACAACGTTGACGTGGACAATTATTTCACGTTTATGGCTTTCGAGATGTTCTTCGGCAACAGCGATATCGGCAATTTCCGCATGTACCGCCTGAACACTCCCGGCAGCAAATGGAAATGGCTGATCAACGATCTGGACTACGGCCTGTGGAACTCCGGATTCGACAGTCCGAAGAGCTATACCAAGAAGAGCGGCATGGGCCAGCTGAATTTCGACAATACGATCTTCCGGAAGCTGCTGACCATTCCGGAGTACAAGGACCGATACCTCACCATATACGGCGAAATCTATCAGAAACTGACAACGGACACGATGATGGAAGTGCTGGAAGAACTGGTGGCGCTGATTGAACCGGAGATGGAGCAGCACTGGACCCGCTGGGCGCCCGAAAACGACAGGCACATCGTTTCCGAAGCGCCGAAGACGCCGGAAGCCGCATACAAATTCTGGCAGAAGCGGGTGGAACGTCTCCGGAACGTGATCCGGAAACGTCCGACACGGCTGTGGGATTTCACGAAAAAAGCCTTCAAACTGAGCAATAAGGAAATGGAGAAATACTTCGGTCCGAAACCGCCGATGCCGCCTGAAGCCATCTGA